A stretch of Candidatus Manganitrophaceae bacterium DNA encodes these proteins:
- a CDS encoding DUF3574 domain-containing protein: MPFKKRFQFLMLALLSLAVFSGCAGLEGSGRPAPPFVDRQGGLLVSDTLFFGLNTPHGPVSEIDWNHFVREIITARFPEGFTTWDANGQWRGSGGEIILERSKVVQILHRDTLPAESAIQEIIARYKGQFDQQSVLRTRNVVQAWF; this comes from the coding sequence ATGCCTTTCAAAAAAAGATTTCAATTTCTGATGCTGGCCCTCCTCTCCCTCGCCGTTTTCTCCGGCTGCGCCGGGTTGGAGGGAAGCGGACGCCCGGCGCCTCCCTTTGTCGATCGCCAGGGAGGGCTCCTTGTCTCAGACACCCTCTTCTTCGGCCTTAACACGCCGCACGGGCCGGTCAGCGAAATCGACTGGAATCATTTCGTCCGGGAAATCATTACCGCACGCTTTCCGGAGGGTTTCACCACCTGGGACGCAAACGGCCAGTGGCGGGGAAGCGGCGGGGAGATCATCCTGGAACGGTCGAAGGTGGTACAGATTCTACACCGGGATACCCTTCCGGCGGAGTCGGCCATTCAGGAGATCATCGCGCGCTACAAGGGCCAATTCGATCAACAGTCGGTGCTCCGGACACGCAATGTCGTCCAGGCCTGGTTTTAA
- the lspA gene encoding signal peptidase II, which produces MRPAQKIGLLVFIVFALIGSDQTTKILAQRHLESSPPISLFGGVFRLIYAENPGAFLSLGSGLSETTRFWLFTVIVGTFLIGLLFYTLLNPRLIPTEVFSLALVFGGGISNLVDRVLRGHKVIDFMIVGVGEIHTGVFNVADVAITAGVGLLFWAGLRSSRRQASQRRSFD; this is translated from the coding sequence ATGAGACCTGCTCAGAAAATCGGTCTACTCGTTTTTATCGTCTTCGCATTGATTGGATCCGATCAGACAACCAAAATTCTCGCCCAGCGGCACCTCGAATCATCTCCCCCGATCTCGCTCTTCGGCGGAGTCTTCCGACTCATCTACGCGGAGAATCCGGGCGCCTTCTTAAGCCTCGGATCGGGCCTCTCGGAGACGACCCGCTTCTGGCTCTTCACCGTCATCGTCGGGACCTTTTTGATCGGCCTCCTTTTTTACACGTTGCTGAATCCGAGGTTGATCCCAACCGAGGTCTTCTCCCTTGCTTTGGTCTTCGGAGGGGGAATCAGCAACCTCGTCGACCGGGTATTGCGCGGCCACAAGGTGATCGATTTCATGATCGTCGGGGTGGGGGAGATCCACACCGGGGTCTTCAACGTCGCCGACGTTGCAATTACCGCCGGGGTTGGTTTACTCTTCTGGGCAGGCCTCCGCTCCTCCCGCCGGCAGGCCTCCCAAAGAAGGTCATTCGACTGA
- a CDS encoding YceH family protein has protein sequence MIPFVLTDTEVRVLGCLVEKEFATPEYYPLSLNALQNACNQTSNRDPVVSYDEKTVSEAIERLKEKRLILQENRGRVPKFEETFLKSANLVQREAAVLCVLMLRGPQTVGEIRGRTERLHPFEELEAVQQTLQTLEEWGYVKLLPRQPGRKESRYAHLLSGMPTEPEGKEAAPPVPMENEAVIRLEADVKALREELERLKQTLFDFKKQFD, from the coding sequence ATGATCCCGTTTGTTCTCACCGATACCGAAGTCCGCGTCTTGGGATGCTTGGTCGAGAAAGAATTTGCGACTCCCGAATATTATCCTCTCTCGCTCAACGCCCTTCAGAACGCCTGTAACCAGACCTCCAACCGCGACCCGGTCGTCTCGTATGATGAGAAAACGGTGTCCGAAGCGATTGAACGGCTCAAAGAGAAACGGCTGATCTTGCAGGAGAACCGCGGCCGTGTCCCGAAGTTTGAAGAGACCTTTCTAAAATCGGCCAACTTGGTCCAGCGGGAAGCGGCCGTTCTCTGCGTGTTGATGCTTCGCGGGCCGCAAACGGTTGGAGAGATCCGCGGCCGGACAGAGCGGCTCCATCCGTTCGAAGAGCTGGAAGCGGTCCAACAGACCCTTCAGACGTTGGAAGAGTGGGGCTATGTCAAACTCCTTCCGCGCCAGCCGGGCCGCAAGGAGTCACGTTATGCGCACCTGCTCTCCGGAATGCCGACGGAACCGGAAGGGAAAGAAGCGGCCCCCCCCGTCCCGATGGAGAATGAAGCGGTCATCCGACTCGAAGCGGATGTAAAGGCGCTTCGGGAAGAGCTGGAACGACTTAAACAGACCCTTTTTGACTTCAAAAAACAATTTGACTGA
- a CDS encoding CBS domain-containing protein, protein MRRVDYLVGQTDFNTLTAAQFMQQDVIHFSKSVKAQSIAAALTTGNFGSVPIVSGEMIPIGVVSEYDLLKAMRQGKSLHEISAEEIMSKPPVTVSPDAKANDVMKILEDKHLIRVPVVDGEGKLVGMVARRDLLYGYLKSQVPDKVWWM, encoded by the coding sequence ATGAGACGTGTCGACTACCTCGTCGGGCAGACCGATTTCAACACACTGACCGCCGCCCAGTTCATGCAGCAAGATGTGATCCATTTCTCTAAGTCCGTCAAAGCACAATCGATTGCCGCGGCGCTCACCACCGGCAATTTCGGAAGCGTCCCGATCGTCAGCGGCGAGATGATCCCGATCGGGGTTGTCAGCGAATATGATCTGCTCAAGGCGATGCGACAGGGAAAATCGCTTCATGAGATCAGCGCGGAGGAGATCATGAGCAAGCCGCCGGTGACGGTCTCCCCGGATGCGAAGGCGAACGATGTTATGAAGATCTTGGAAGACAAACATCTGATCCGCGTTCCGGTCGTCGACGGCGAGGGGAAGCTCGTCGGCATGGTGGCGCGCCGAGACCTGCTCTACGGCTATCTGAAATCCCAGGTCCCCGACAAAGTTTGGTGGATGTAA
- a CDS encoding DedA family protein, which translates to MVERLIGFVGRVGHWGYLIIFLGAMLECSAFFGLVVPGESLVLVGGFLANQGALDLGDLIPLITLGAILGDSIGYELGRSLGRDWLLRYGGWAGLDAEKLARVDQFFQNQGGKAIFLGRFIGFLRALVPFIAGTSRMPYPSFLFFNALGALCWSTGFLLIGYFLGASWHVAEKWVGRATGLLGGGALLVIVFIWLWKRRSKPRA; encoded by the coding sequence ATGGTCGAGCGGCTGATCGGCTTTGTCGGACGCGTTGGACACTGGGGCTACCTGATTATTTTTCTTGGAGCGATGCTCGAATGCTCCGCCTTTTTCGGTCTCGTGGTCCCGGGAGAGAGCCTGGTTCTGGTCGGCGGCTTCTTGGCAAACCAGGGGGCGCTCGATCTGGGCGACCTCATCCCCCTTATTACCCTCGGTGCCATCCTCGGCGACAGCATCGGCTATGAACTCGGCCGCTCCCTGGGACGCGATTGGCTTTTGCGTTACGGAGGCTGGGCCGGACTCGACGCCGAAAAACTCGCTCGGGTCGATCAGTTCTTTCAGAATCAGGGAGGGAAAGCGATTTTTCTCGGCCGTTTCATCGGATTCTTACGGGCGCTGGTCCCCTTCATTGCCGGGACCTCCCGGATGCCCTATCCCTCCTTTCTCTTCTTCAACGCCTTGGGCGCCCTTTGCTGGTCAACCGGTTTTCTTCTTATCGGCTACTTCTTGGGAGCGAGCTGGCATGTCGCCGAAAAATGGGTCGGCCGGGCCACCGGCCTCCTCGGCGGGGGAGCCCTCTTGGTCATCGTCTTCATTTGGCTTTGGAAGCGCCGATCAAAACCTCGTGCATGA
- a CDS encoding beta-galactosidase codes for MEPPTSSSTRRDAQHRFYRTIRRTIRRAIRQVAIGLLVCISLACSTASKPGNLPRHPPEASSTQPAPGEITKRISFSLLEDYDKGEPLDDIARDFELMNELGIDTWRGSFGWDDYEPARGQYDFDWLHRFADLAAKYRIRLRPYLGYTPEWAAQGGSDDAAWNDPPKNLDDWSRFVYTLASAMKRHTNLLSYEIYNEENVRQWWDGTVAEYNQLLLRGAAAIRLANPAAQVLLGGLVYPDVEWIEALCITHANAGSFAVAPLHAYPETWTPPEVVVENYLDAQYELFVRAIDRDCRRKPIWINEAGYATTPGKSEQDQANWWARAVATFIAAPRVEQLGIFRIKDLRPESPVIGGGENHFLGITRVDRTKKLAFYTLKRLIGWLSRDPVTVADPEVTVEITAGKTEAFYHHLFVRPNGGQLLFVWDKRGSPTVNLRVARQGSAAREYALDGTPSSYPAFDGWTLRNIQLTPGNVRIFEIPP; via the coding sequence ATGGAGCCGCCCACGTCCTCTTCCACTCGTCGCGACGCCCAGCACCGCTTCTATCGAACGATCCGGCGAACAATCCGGCGAGCGATCCGGCAGGTCGCCATCGGACTCCTCGTCTGCATCAGCCTCGCCTGTTCAACCGCGTCCAAGCCGGGCAACCTCCCCCGCCATCCCCCCGAGGCCTCCTCCACCCAACCGGCGCCGGGCGAGATCACCAAGCGGATCTCTTTTAGCCTTCTTGAAGATTACGACAAGGGAGAGCCGCTCGACGACATCGCCCGAGATTTTGAATTAATGAACGAGCTCGGCATCGATACCTGGCGGGGAAGTTTCGGGTGGGATGACTACGAGCCGGCCCGCGGCCAATACGATTTCGATTGGCTCCATCGGTTTGCCGACCTCGCAGCAAAATATCGGATTCGGCTCCGTCCCTACCTCGGTTACACCCCCGAATGGGCCGCCCAAGGCGGAAGCGACGATGCCGCCTGGAATGACCCTCCGAAAAATCTCGACGATTGGTCCCGCTTCGTCTATACCCTCGCCTCTGCGATGAAACGGCACACGAATCTCCTCTCCTATGAAATTTACAACGAGGAGAATGTCCGGCAGTGGTGGGACGGCACGGTGGCGGAGTACAACCAACTGCTCCTCCGGGGCGCCGCCGCGATCCGATTGGCCAATCCGGCCGCCCAAGTCCTGCTCGGCGGGCTCGTCTATCCCGATGTCGAATGGATTGAGGCGCTCTGCATCACCCACGCCAACGCCGGCAGCTTCGCCGTGGCGCCGCTCCATGCCTATCCGGAAACCTGGACGCCGCCCGAAGTTGTTGTAGAAAATTATCTCGATGCGCAATATGAACTTTTTGTTCGGGCGATCGACCGTGATTGCCGGCGCAAGCCGATCTGGATCAACGAGGCGGGGTATGCCACGACGCCGGGCAAGAGCGAGCAAGACCAAGCAAACTGGTGGGCCCGCGCCGTGGCGACCTTCATCGCCGCGCCCCGTGTGGAGCAGCTCGGCATCTTTCGGATCAAAGACCTCCGCCCGGAGAGCCCGGTGATCGGAGGGGGCGAGAACCATTTTCTCGGCATCACCCGCGTCGATCGAACCAAGAAGCTCGCTTTTTATACATTAAAACGGCTGATCGGCTGGCTGAGCCGCGACCCTGTCACGGTGGCCGATCCGGAGGTGACGGTCGAAATCACCGCCGGAAAAACGGAGGCGTTCTACCATCATCTATTTGTCAGACCGAACGGAGGCCAGCTCCTTTTCGTCTGGGACAAACGGGGCAGCCCGACCGTAAACCTGCGCGTGGCCAGGCAGGGCTCCGCCGCCAGAGAGTATGCCTTGGATGGGACCCCTTCGTCTTATCCTGCCTTCGACGGCTGGACCCTCCGGAATATACAGCTCACGCCGGGCAACGTCCGAATCTTTGAGATCCCGCCCTAG
- a CDS encoding D-tyrosyl-tRNA(Tyr) deacylase yields MRALLQRVIQAEVTVDREVLGRIGPGIVVLLGIAKGDTTAQAVRLAERLLGYRIFEDERGRMNRSIEEVRGALLVISQFTLVADVAKGTRPSFTPAAEPPLAESLYRTFIDRLLPSGLPVETGRFGAHMVVSLQNDGPVTFLLES; encoded by the coding sequence ATGCGGGCACTCCTTCAACGGGTCATCCAGGCGGAGGTCACGGTCGATCGGGAGGTTCTTGGTCGAATCGGCCCCGGCATCGTCGTCCTTCTCGGAATCGCAAAGGGGGATACCACCGCGCAGGCGGTTCGGCTCGCGGAGCGGCTCCTCGGCTACCGGATCTTCGAGGACGAAAGAGGACGGATGAACCGCTCGATCGAGGAGGTCCGAGGGGCTCTTCTCGTCATCTCTCAATTCACCCTCGTCGCCGACGTCGCCAAAGGAACCCGCCCCAGCTTTACCCCCGCCGCGGAGCCTCCCCTCGCCGAATCGCTCTATCGAACCTTTATCGACCGCCTCCTCCCCTCCGGCCTCCCCGTCGAGACCGGCCGCTTCGGCGCCCACATGGTCGTCTCGCTCCAGAACGATGGACCGGTCACCTTCTTGCTGGAAAGCTGA
- a CDS encoding CBS domain-containing protein has protein sequence MRRVDFLTGQTEFTALTAEQFMQQDVVYFSKSVKAQSIAAALTTGNFGSVPIVNSDMIPVGIVSEYDLLKAIRGGTPLSDITAEEIMNKPPVTISPNADANDVIKMLEDKHLIRVPVVDEEGKLVGMVARRDLLQGYLQAQVPDKVWWM, from the coding sequence ATGAGACGCGTTGATTTTTTGACCGGTCAGACCGAATTCACCGCATTGACCGCCGAACAATTTATGCAACAGGATGTCGTCTATTTTTCAAAATCAGTCAAAGCGCAATCGATTGCCGCGGCGCTCACCACCGGCAACTTCGGAAGTGTGCCGATCGTGAACAGCGACATGATCCCGGTCGGAATCGTCAGCGAGTATGATCTACTCAAGGCGATACGGGGTGGAACACCCCTCAGCGATATCACCGCGGAGGAGATCATGAACAAACCGCCGGTCACCATCTCACCCAACGCCGATGCCAATGATGTCATAAAGATGTTGGAAGACAAACATCTCATTCGGGTACCGGTGGTCGATGAAGAGGGAAAACTCGTCGGCATGGTGGCGCGCCGGGACCTGCTCCAGGGCTATCTGCAGGCACAGGTGCCTGACAAGGTCTGGTGGATGTAA
- a CDS encoding serine/threonine protein kinase, which yields MKSVGQYKILEKVGEGGMATVFRGIQPSLNRSVAIKFLSHKLVEENTIVERFNRESLIIARLSHPNIIHVIDRGISEEGMPYFVMDYVEGTNLALLMKDPGFDLNRKLDIIIQICKALSYAHKNGVVHRDIKPANILIDKEGNALVTDFGIAQFYENGKEEDALTKEGMVMGTLAYMSPEQRSGSKNVTAASDLYSLGVMMYELFAGKRPKGNFKGPSNYNASLPEELDGVVATCLEEEPGDRYKSADEVKNQLLNLLQGAHIRETQKERALESVAKTEDRFVLLDVIKETEYGGVYLFQDKTDDQRMVVKKCRSSRELLIYKKLMTTLKHPNIVNIYGISEERGILNIVMEYVSGGNLKERFVQKHPWQETIQLIRVVCEALNFAHKHHVIHGNLRPSNILIDDSGGVKLSDFGLEEHYPGAGKEMNWYSPPGEKRTVQADIYAVGAIVYEMIAGAPPVWKEGSPVPHEEFRLLPWDLWPMISKMMSRKRESRFRNFDEVIRAIDALLLEAEEANKTVTRSKVKSGTAGKVILVLVILLSTLLAGAYLAWRFNPAMKERIETLLYSFR from the coding sequence ATGAAGTCTGTTGGGCAATATAAAATTCTAGAAAAGGTCGGGGAAGGGGGGATGGCGACTGTCTTTCGTGGCATTCAGCCTTCTTTGAACCGATCTGTCGCGATTAAGTTTCTCTCTCATAAATTGGTTGAGGAGAACACGATCGTCGAGCGTTTCAACCGGGAGTCTCTGATCATCGCCCGCCTCTCCCACCCGAACATCATCCATGTCATCGACCGCGGCATCTCTGAGGAGGGGATGCCCTATTTCGTGATGGATTATGTAGAAGGGACCAATCTTGCCTTGCTGATGAAAGATCCCGGGTTCGATCTCAACCGAAAGCTCGATATCATCATTCAGATCTGCAAGGCATTGTCCTATGCCCACAAAAACGGGGTTGTCCATCGGGACATCAAGCCGGCCAATATCCTGATCGACAAAGAGGGGAATGCGCTGGTGACCGACTTCGGCATCGCCCAATTTTATGAAAACGGGAAAGAGGAGGACGCGCTGACGAAAGAAGGAATGGTGATGGGAACCCTTGCCTACATGTCGCCGGAGCAGAGAAGCGGATCAAAAAATGTGACCGCCGCGAGCGATCTTTATTCCCTCGGCGTGATGATGTATGAGCTCTTTGCAGGGAAGCGGCCGAAGGGGAACTTTAAAGGCCCATCGAACTATAATGCAAGCCTTCCGGAGGAGCTCGACGGGGTCGTTGCCACCTGTTTGGAAGAGGAGCCGGGCGATCGTTACAAGTCGGCCGATGAGGTCAAGAACCAGCTGCTGAATCTGCTGCAGGGAGCGCATATCCGAGAGACCCAAAAGGAGCGGGCGCTCGAGAGTGTCGCGAAAACGGAGGACCGATTTGTTTTGCTCGATGTGATTAAGGAGACCGAATACGGCGGGGTCTATCTTTTTCAAGACAAAACGGATGATCAGCGGATGGTGGTGAAGAAGTGCCGGAGCAGCCGGGAGCTCCTGATTTATAAAAAGCTGATGACGACGTTGAAACATCCGAACATCGTCAACATCTATGGAATATCCGAGGAGCGAGGGATCCTCAACATCGTCATGGAATATGTGAGCGGAGGAAATCTCAAGGAGCGGTTTGTCCAAAAACATCCCTGGCAGGAAACGATTCAGCTGATCCGGGTGGTCTGTGAAGCGCTTAACTTTGCCCACAAGCATCACGTCATCCATGGCAACCTCCGGCCAAGCAATATTTTGATCGATGACTCGGGCGGGGTCAAGCTCTCCGATTTCGGATTGGAGGAGCATTATCCCGGAGCGGGAAAAGAGATGAATTGGTACAGCCCGCCCGGCGAAAAGAGAACGGTGCAGGCCGACATCTATGCGGTCGGAGCGATCGTGTATGAGATGATTGCCGGCGCCCCTCCCGTTTGGAAAGAGGGAAGCCCGGTCCCGCACGAGGAGTTTCGCCTCCTTCCGTGGGACCTCTGGCCGATGATCTCCAAGATGATGTCGCGAAAACGGGAGAGCCGCTTCAGAAATTTTGACGAGGTGATCCGTGCAATCGACGCGCTCCTCCTGGAGGCGGAGGAGGCGAATAAAACCGTTACGCGGAGCAAGGTGAAGAGCGGGACTGCTGGAAAGGTGATTCTCGTTTTAGTGATCCTTCTATCGACCCTCCTTGCCGGCGCTTATCTTGCCTGGAGATTCAATCCTGCCATGAAAGAGCGAATCGAAACGCTTCTTTACTCCTTCCGATAA
- a CDS encoding PEP-CTERM sorting domain-containing protein (PEP-CTERM proteins occur, often in large numbers, in the proteomes of bacteria that also encode an exosortase, a predicted intramembrane cysteine proteinase. The presence of a PEP-CTERM domain at a protein's C-terminus predicts cleavage within the sorting domain, followed by covalent anchoring to some some component of the (usually Gram-negative) cell surface. Many PEP-CTERM proteins exhibit an unusual sequence composition that includes large numbers of potential glycosylation sites. Expression of one such protein has been shown restore the ability of a bacterium to form floc, a type of biofilm.), with protein MSWENPPFTPVSFIGAVGGGGAGSAARPVNSGPHPTDGPKPPETGSKNPGPAPITSEENPKSPDPAPAAPKENPPSENRPLPGDPLPVALNDPDEGTSPSPEALPPIVVAETDHPSLLTEPTDSKDTATVPEPSTLLLVGSGLSGLALLKRKKK; from the coding sequence TTGTCTTGGGAGAATCCGCCGTTCACCCCCGTCTCCTTTATAGGCGCGGTAGGTGGGGGAGGGGCCGGAAGCGCAGCCCGGCCGGTTAATAGCGGGCCGCATCCGACCGATGGCCCCAAACCGCCGGAGACCGGTTCAAAAAATCCCGGCCCCGCACCGATCACCTCGGAAGAAAATCCGAAGAGCCCCGATCCTGCGCCGGCCGCTCCCAAGGAAAATCCACCCTCAGAAAATCGGCCGTTGCCGGGAGACCCGTTGCCGGTCGCGCTGAACGACCCTGACGAAGGCACTTCCCCTTCACCGGAAGCGTTGCCGCCGATCGTTGTTGCGGAGACGGATCATCCTTCCCTTCTCACTGAGCCGACCGACTCAAAGGATACTGCGACCGTCCCGGAACCGAGCACCCTCCTTCTCGTCGGATCAGGGTTGAGCGGGCTCGCGCTCCTCAAAAGAAAAAAGAAATAA
- a CDS encoding NADH-quinone oxidoreductase subunit N, which yields MPPLNWADLNLTLMAPELWMTLLSCVILSIDFIFPKFSKTTLAYLSIGGMALIALQLVGFAVSGVQGSLFNSMFVLDPLAIFFKIFILLSTILVTLVSIDYLKKIPYFKGEYYYLILFAALGMMFMASANDFLSLFITLEFSTFGFYILVAYLRDDFKSNEAAIKFFILGVLAASLIAYGISLIYGATGTIYFREIAALQDKHSIALILGVLFIFVGLGFKVGAVPFHTWIPDVYEGAPTPITTYLSITPKAAAFALFLRVMFATFGDMRSEWTWFIAALSILSMTYGNITAIAQKNMKRLLAYSGIAQIGNILIGMAAGTKMGGDSLLFYMLTYLFANLGAFTVVIIFSNLTNKDDIDDLAGLSRRSPLLAFAMLVFLLSLAGVPPLAGFIGKVYIFAAAVHQKMFFLVTVGLINVIISFYYYLIVVKKIYILEPKETTPIHLSMPLKVVIYAGIAGVILLGVYPQPFIDFSVAATSVFTGLAAR from the coding sequence ATGCCGCCGTTGAATTGGGCCGATCTGAATCTCACCTTGATGGCGCCGGAGCTCTGGATGACCCTCTTGTCATGCGTCATCCTCTCGATCGACTTCATCTTCCCGAAGTTTTCGAAGACAACGCTCGCTTACCTCTCGATCGGCGGGATGGCGTTGATCGCCCTGCAGCTCGTCGGCTTTGCAGTCAGCGGGGTCCAAGGAAGCCTCTTCAACTCGATGTTCGTCCTCGATCCGCTCGCCATCTTCTTCAAGATCTTTATTCTCCTCTCGACGATCCTCGTGACCTTGGTGTCGATCGACTATCTGAAAAAAATCCCCTATTTTAAAGGGGAGTACTACTACCTCATTCTCTTTGCCGCGCTCGGGATGATGTTCATGGCGTCGGCCAACGACTTCCTCTCCCTCTTCATCACGCTGGAGTTCTCGACGTTCGGCTTCTACATCCTCGTCGCCTATCTGCGGGACGATTTCAAATCGAACGAGGCGGCGATCAAGTTCTTCATCCTCGGCGTCTTGGCCGCCTCGCTGATCGCCTACGGCATCAGCCTGATCTACGGCGCGACCGGGACGATCTACTTCCGCGAGATCGCGGCGCTCCAAGATAAGCATTCGATCGCGCTTATTCTCGGCGTTCTCTTCATTTTCGTCGGACTCGGCTTCAAGGTCGGCGCGGTCCCCTTTCACACCTGGATTCCCGACGTGTACGAAGGCGCCCCGACGCCGATCACGACCTACCTTTCGATCACGCCGAAGGCGGCCGCTTTCGCCCTCTTCCTCCGGGTGATGTTCGCGACGTTCGGCGACATGCGGTCGGAGTGGACCTGGTTCATCGCCGCGCTCTCGATCCTCTCGATGACCTACGGCAACATCACCGCAATCGCCCAGAAGAACATGAAGCGGCTGCTCGCCTACTCCGGGATCGCGCAGATCGGAAACATTTTAATCGGGATGGCCGCCGGGACGAAGATGGGGGGCGACTCGCTCCTCTTCTATATGCTGACCTACCTCTTCGCCAACCTCGGCGCCTTTACCGTGGTGATCATCTTCTCAAACCTGACAAACAAAGACGACATCGACGACCTCGCGGGACTCAGCCGCCGCTCGCCGCTGCTCGCCTTTGCAATGCTGGTCTTTCTTCTCTCGCTCGCCGGCGTCCCGCCGTTGGCCGGCTTCATTGGCAAAGTTTATATCTTCGCCGCCGCCGTTCATCAGAAGATGTTCTTTTTGGTGACGGTCGGCCTGATCAACGTGATCATCTCCTTCTACTACTATCTGATCGTGGTGAAGAAGATCTACATCCTCGAACCAAAAGAGACCACCCCCATTCATCTCTCGATGCCGCTGAAAGTCGTGATCTACGCCGGCATTGCCGGCGTGATCCTCCTAGGCGTCTATCCTCAACCGTTTATTGATTTCTCTGTCGCTGCGACCAGTGTGTTCACAGGGTTGGCGGCGCGGTAG